Proteins encoded in a region of the Triticum dicoccoides isolate Atlit2015 ecotype Zavitan chromosome 3A, WEW_v2.0, whole genome shotgun sequence genome:
- the LOC119273566 gene encoding protein BOBBER 1-like: protein MAIISEDIMQEDEASPQQQQAAAAVKDNSTQVEKKEKEESKGRQPNAGNGLDLEKYSWAQQLPEVNISVPVPEGTKARFVVCEIKKDHLKVGLKGQPPIIDGELHKPVKVEDCFWSIEDGSLLSILLTKRNQSDWWKSLIKGDPEIDTQRAEPESSKLSDLDPETRQTVEKMMFDQRQKQMGLPTSDEMQNQDMLKKLKSQYPDMDFSGMKMPS, encoded by the exons ATGGCGATCATCTCCGAGGACATCATGCAGGAGGACGAGGCGTCGCCGcagcagcagcaagcggcggcggccGTGAAGGACAACAGCACGCAggtggagaagaaggagaaggaggagagcaaAGGGAGACAACCAAACGCCGGCAACGGTCTTGATCTGGAGAAGTACTCCTGGGCGCAGCAGCTGCCGGAGGTGAACATCTCCGTCCCCGTCCCTGAAGGAACAAAGGCGAGGTTCGTAGTCTGCGAGATCAAGAAAGACCACCTCAAGGTCGGGCTCAAGGGCCAGCCTCCGATCATCGAT GGTGAGTTGCACAAACCCGTTAAGGTCGAGGACTGCTTCTGGAGCATCGAGGACGGGAGCTTGCTGTCCATACTGCTGACGAAGCGTAATCAGAGCGACTGGTGGAAATCCCTGATCAAAGGCGATCCAGAGATCGACACCCAGCGCGCCGAGCCGGAGAGCAGCAAGCTCTCGGATCTGGACCCGGAGACGAGGCAGACCGTGGAGAAGATGATGTTCGACCAGCGCCAGAAGCAGATGGGCCTGCCCACCAGCGACGAGATGCAGAACCAGGACATGCTCAAGAAACTCAAGTCCCAGTACCCGGACATGGACTTCTCCGGGATGAAGATGCCTTCTTAG